The nucleotide sequence ACGCCCTaagtgctgtgccatctctccagctcaagttaaGCTTtactttttttggaggggggaagggtttcgaggttaggtctcactctggaaCAAGACCAGGAATTAAATATATACTCTCAGCATGTCCTATattcacggaaatcctcctacctctgcctccctagtgctgggattaaaggcgtccaccaccacgccctgcctagTTAAGCTTTTCCTTATGCAATACTGTAAACAAACAATTGACCTCTGCGTACACGGCCCCCATGCACACTACCAAGAATGTTAGGACAGCTCAAGTGACCAATCAGTTCCAACTTCCTGTCAGCGGGATTTCCTATTGCCCAGGGGGATGATTAGGTTCTGTTGTCTGGTTGGTCAGATTCACAATGAAGGGAGAGCCTATAGGGTGTGTCGCAGAGGGTGTGGGTGGGCAGGATTGGTGGAGGGAGGCAGTCCTCCTCCTCCGAGGGGTGGTCCTTCCCATAGTGGACTGGATATAAAGAAGCTTCCACAGATCACAGACCCATCCACCTGGAGTCTTGGGCTGCCTGCAGGACTACACACCCAGTCTCAGCTGCCCTTCGTCAAGCCTGCAGTACAGTCTTGTCAGCCTTGCACCGGAACTGAAGACCAGAGGTTCACACGGGAATTCAGCACAACTTCGGTCCAGACTGGAACGACCACTGCTTCCACCCTTGTGGACTGAGTAGACACTGGGTTCCTCAGGCTTGCAGAGAGCTACTGTTGAACTGCTCAGCGCAAAAACTTCAGAAAGTGGAAAAAAGGAGTCTGTCCAAAGCCAAGGCCTCTGCCTCTTCCAGAATGGCGACCCTGGAGACCTTGCAGGTGGAGGCCAGCTGCCCCGTGTGCCTGGACTATCTGCAGGAGCCCGTGATCACCCAGTGTGGCCATACCTTCTGCAAAGCCTGCATCACCCGGAGCTggaaggacctggagagtcacttCCCCTGTCCAGTCTGCAGGAAGACATCCCGCCACCGAAGTCTCCGCCCCAACTGGCAGCTGGGCGGCATGGTGGAAGTTACCAAGCAGCTCAAGCGGGGAGTCAAGCGGAAGGTGAGGGAGGAGAGCCGCCTGTGCCCCCAGCACCACCAGCTCATCTGCCTCTTCTGCCACAAAGACCAGGAGGCCCTGTGTGTGCTCTGTTCCATTGCCCACCTTCGGCAGGACCACAGGGTGGTGCCGCTGGACCAGGCCGCCCAGGACTGCCAGGAGAGACTGCAcgagtgcctggaggccctggagcagaaGATGAGGGACGTGGCCCGCAGCAGATCCTCGGAGGAGAGGAAGCCCCGCGAGCTCAAGAGACTGGTGCAGCGTCGCCGAGAGCAGATCCTGCAGGAGTTCGAGGAGCTGCACAGGCGGCTGGAGCAAGACGAGCGCTGCCTGCTGTCCCGGCtgcaggaggaggagcaggagctcCTAGGGAGCCTGCGGGTCAGCGCTGCCCGCCTTCGCGACCAGCAGCAGGCCCTGAGCCACATGGCCGCGGAGGTGGAGGGCAGGAGCCAGCAGTCAGGCTTGGAGATGCTCAAGGACGTGCAGAGCGCACTGAAGAAATGTGAGGAGCTGACCACCATGGAGGTGGCTCCCGTCGCCATAGAGCTGACCACGACCTTCGGCAGTTTCCCCAGGCAGTACTTTGTCCTAAGGAAGATCCTTCAAGAGCTGAGTGCCAATGTGACTCTGGACCCCGAGACTGCTCATGCTAACCTGGTGGTGTCTGAGGATCGCAAGAGCGTCAAGTGTGTGGAGACACGACGCCCCAATGTCCCTGAGAAGACACCATGGAGGTCCAACGCGTGTCCTTGTGTCTTGGCTACCGAAGGCTTCAGCTCAGGTCGACACTACTGGGAGGTGGAAGTGGGGGACAAGACCCACTGGGACATAGGAGTGTGTCAGAAGCCTGAGAGCCAAAAGGGGGAGCTCACTCAGTCCCCTGGGAATGGCTTCTGGCGACTCAGGCTTTGGAATGGGGACAGCTATGCAGCCACCACCTCGCCTTTCACTCCCTTGGTGGTCAAGGTGAAACCCAAGCACGTGGGTGTGTTCCTGGACTATGAGGCTGGCACGCTGTCCTTCTACAATGTCACCGACCGCTCCCATCTCTACACCTTCAAGGACACTTTCACGGAGAAACTTTGGCCCCGCTTCTACCCGGGCATCtgggaaggcagaaagaatgccgCCCCACTTACCATCAGAACCCCCACTGACTGGGAGTGACGGTCGGGTTGTGCTTTCTTAGGAATAATGCATGCTCAAGGGTGGAGGGATTTGCACGTACTACCTTCCAGACCCAGGTGGCTGGTCTACACAAAACCTCTGTATCAGGGGGGTGGAAATTTGGTATTGGTGGAGGTAGGATGGTGGTTGGGTATTATAATCATGGTATCTGGTTTATATAATGGGattttcaataaaatctttttaaaaagaaatggactgTTGGGTTTTGTTCCCTGTGTTCTTTTGGAATGTCTTGGTGTCTGCTTGCATCCAGTCTCAACTATTTTGAGCATCCTTTGATTTTTGGGTTAGGTTGTGACTTTGTGTGGGGAGGTCGGGGTGCATCTCTGAGCACAGCAGACTCTTACTCCTCATGACTTGTGGGACAGAAGACATTTTGATATAGCCCTGGGAGACACTAGTGTGACACACATTCTACTTTTCATGCATATCTGAGGTCACATGGTAAAGCCATCAAGACCTGTATGCACTCCTAAGGTAGAGCCTTCAACATCTAATCATTTTTGAAACTGacatttcttttggatttttctaGGTATCTCTCCATGTAGCCCAGCGTGATCAAGAATTCACAATGACCTCTCAATAAACTCTCAGGgggcccttgaactcacattaatcctcctaagtcttcctccctagtgctgggatggcagAAATAGCCATTGTGCATACTTAAATtgaagctttctttttcttttttttttttttaactttcaagcATAGATAgattgtgagagagagtgagggaaagtgagagacagacagacagagtggaccctacctcattgggagttacaggtttgGGGGCATCTTGATTGCTTGGTCAAGAGTGCTGAAAGTCACAGTAGTATCATCTGAACACAAAGTGGCTCTGCTATTCATGACTTCAGAGTGGGTGACCTACATAAGACCCACTAAATAGCACAGTGGACTttggagaaaaaaagggagaatggTCAAAAGTGATTATAATTATGGTATGTA is from Jaculus jaculus isolate mJacJac1 chromosome 18, mJacJac1.mat.Y.cur, whole genome shotgun sequence and encodes:
- the LOC123455838 gene encoding E3 ubiquitin-protein ligase TRIM39-like, which codes for MGPEVHTGIQHNFGPDWNDHCFHPCGLSRHWVPQACRELLLNCSAQKLQKVEKRSLSKAKASASSRMATLETLQVEASCPVCLDYLQEPVITQCGHTFCKACITRSWKDLESHFPCPVCRKTSRHRSLRPNWQLGGMVEVTKQLKRGVKRKVREESRLCPQHHQLICLFCHKDQEALCVLCSIAHLRQDHRVVPLDQAAQDCQERLHECLEALEQKMRDVARSRSSEERKPRELKRLVQRRREQILQEFEELHRRLEQDERCLLSRLQEEEQELLGSLRVSAARLRDQQQALSHMAAEVEGRSQQSGLEMLKDVQSALKKCEELTTMEVAPVAIELTTTFGSFPRQYFVLRKILQELSANVTLDPETAHANLVVSEDRKSVKCVETRRPNVPEKTPWRSNACPCVLATEGFSSGRHYWEVEVGDKTHWDIGVCQKPESQKGELTQSPGNGFWRLRLWNGDSYAATTSPFTPLVVKVKPKHVGVFLDYEAGTLSFYNVTDRSHLYTFKDTFTEKLWPRFYPGIWEGRKNAAPLTIRTPTDWE